Sequence from the Halobaculum rubrum genome:
CCTTGAACGACGCGACCACCTCGCCGCCCTCGCGCAGGCCGAGCCGGTCGGCGCTGTCCACCGTCACCAGCGCCGCGAGGGGATCCTCGGCGCCAACGTCGACCCGGACCTCGACGACGGCGTCCCCGCGGTCGACCGCGCTGGCGACCCCCGGGAACCGGTTTCTCGCGCTCGTCGCGTCCGCCGAAGGCGTCTCGTCGGGGTCGTGCAGCGTCACGGCGTCGGCGCGGACGCTCACCTGCAGGCGGTCCCCCGCAACCGGGTCCGGGTCGCCGACCGCGAGCGCCCGCAGCGACCCGGCGTCGGTGTCGACGACCGCGAGTTCGCCGTCCCGCTCCGCGATGATTCCCTCGAATACGGACTCGGCGGCACCGGCCGTTCCCGCGAGGGCAGCGGTGAGGCGGTCGAACCGCGCGAGCAGCGCCCGCGCCCCCGGCGTCAACCTGCTCCCCCCGCCGTCGGCGCCGCCACGGCGCCGCGCGACGAGGGCGCCGAAGGCGTCCTCCAGCGTCTCCAGCCGCGAGAGCGCCCGCGCTCGGGAGCGACCCAGATCCGCCGCGGCCCCGCTGACGGACCCCGTGGCAGCGATCGCCCGCAACAGCGCGGCGTCGCGCCCGTCGAACGTCGCGTCGTCGGCGACGAGGCTCGCGTCGAACTCCGCCGCGCCGCCGTCGCCGGCGGCCCCGTCCCCATCGCTCCCGTCGTTCGCTCGCATCGCCGGTGGCTTCGGCGACCCGGCTGAAAACCGTTGCGCGCGGCGGCGCGCTCGCGAACCACGCTGGCGGCGCACTACGAAACCGAAACCGGGTCCGCAGTACCGGTTGGGCCCCTCGAAGTAACTGGTACCAACAACTATTTGTGGCCTCTGCCGATCGTTGTATCTATGCCGAAACAACGCGGCGGTCGGAACGGGCCGACGGGCAGGCGATCGTTCCTGACGGCGGCGGGTTCGACCGCGGCGTCGCTCGGCCTCGCGGGCTGTCTGGCCGGCGCTAACGGCGATGGCTCCGGGGGGTCGACCGGCACGTTCGCCTCGGACGGCATGGACACCGAGGGCGACGACGCCACGATCGGGTCCTCGGGGATGGGGTTGGAGGACTCCATGACGATCTTCCACGCGGGCTCGCTTGCGCCGCCGTTCTCGGAGGCCGAGCCATTGTTCGAGGAGGAGTACGGCGTCGACGTGACCCGCGAGGCGCAGGGGTCGGTCGCCTCCGCCCAGAAGATCACCCAGCAGGGTCGCTCGGCCGACGTGCTCGGCGTCTCCGACTTCCGGCTCATCCGCGATCGCGTGCTCCCCGAGTTCGGCGACTGGTACGCCATCTTCACGACGAACTCGATGTCGATCCAGTACCGCGAGGACTCCCCCGGCGCCGACGAGATATCGCAGGACAACTGGTGGGAGATCCTGACGCGCGACGGGATCACCATCGGCCACTCCGATCCGGCGGTCGACCCCGGGGGCTACCGCGCGGTGATGACCCAGCAGCTCGGCGCCGAGGCGTTCGAGGGCCAGCGGCTGTACGACGACGCCACCTACCGGCAGCTGCGCGAGAACTCGGTCGTCCCGACGGGCACCGAGACGAACCTGGAGGGCCAACTGAAGTCCGGGGAACTGGATTACGTGTTCTACTACCAGTCGATCTCCGCGAGTTCGGGGCTGCCGTACGTCGACCTCCAGCCGGAGGTCGACCTCTCGCGGGCGACGGGCGCGTACGCCGAGCACTACGCGAAGGCGGAGGTGGAGACCGATTCGGGGACGTTCACCGGCGCGCCCATCGCCTACGGGATCACGGTACCGAACGTCGCCGAATCCCCGAACGCGGGCGCGAAGTGGGTCGAGTACTTCGCGACCGACCCCGGACGGGCTGTCCTCGAAGAGCTGGGACTCGTCCCCGTCGACCCGATCGTCGTCCCCGCCGCCAGCGAGGACGCCGTTCCGGAGAACGTCATGTCGGTCGCGAGCGCCCAGGAGACGCTCGGTCCGCTGGAGCTGTAACGCGGGCGTCGACGGAAGATAGTTCAATGACTCCCACCGAGAGCCTCTGTAATGGCGTCGGGTACTGAGACCGGACCCCGGCCGAAACGCCTCGGCCGCGCGCCGGTGGTCGTCGCGTTCGCGGCCGTGCAACTGACGGC
This genomic interval carries:
- a CDS encoding TOBE domain-containing protein, which produces MRANDGSDGDGAAGDGGAAEFDASLVADDATFDGRDAALLRAIAATGSVSGAAADLGRSRARALSRLETLEDAFGALVARRRGGADGGGSRLTPGARALLARFDRLTAALAGTAGAAESVFEGIIAERDGELAVVDTDAGSLRALAVGDPDPVAGDRLQVSVRADAVTLHDPDETPSADATSARNRFPGVASAVDRGDAVVEVRVDVGAEDPLAALVTVDSADRLGLREGGEVVASFKATATRATRADAAVDADGREP
- a CDS encoding substrate-binding domain-containing protein; this encodes MPKQRGGRNGPTGRRSFLTAAGSTAASLGLAGCLAGANGDGSGGSTGTFASDGMDTEGDDATIGSSGMGLEDSMTIFHAGSLAPPFSEAEPLFEEEYGVDVTREAQGSVASAQKITQQGRSADVLGVSDFRLIRDRVLPEFGDWYAIFTTNSMSIQYREDSPGADEISQDNWWEILTRDGITIGHSDPAVDPGGYRAVMTQQLGAEAFEGQRLYDDATYRQLRENSVVPTGTETNLEGQLKSGELDYVFYYQSISASSGLPYVDLQPEVDLSRATGAYAEHYAKAEVETDSGTFTGAPIAYGITVPNVAESPNAGAKWVEYFATDPGRAVLEELGLVPVDPIVVPAASEDAVPENVMSVASAQETLGPLEL